In one Sulfitobacter sp. LCG007 genomic region, the following are encoded:
- a CDS encoding carbohydrate-binding module family 14 protein, which yields MTIKTLAVSLALSLTPLLAAADCIGHERQVMNCAEGTAYDTATGTCVAVST from the coding sequence ATGACGATCAAGACGCTAGCCGTTTCGCTTGCCCTCTCCCTGACCCCGCTGCTGGCCGCCGCAGACTGCATCGGACATGAACGGCAGGTGATGAACTGTGCCGAAGGTACCGCCTACGACACGGCGACCGGCACCTGCGTCGCTGTCAGCACCTGA
- a CDS encoding DsbE family thiol:disulfide interchange protein, producing the protein MIAPPLIFAGFVALAAFGMFREDPEGLPSTLVGRPAPPITETALPGYPAVTADDLSRGDVTLVNFWASWCPPCRAEHPRLKAFQEEGMRIVGVNFKDGEGAATGYLAEEGNPFVAVAFDPKGRSAIDWGVTAPPETFILDGDGTVLFRFAGPLVGSDYEQRFLPALEEALSN; encoded by the coding sequence ATGATCGCACCGCCGCTCATCTTCGCAGGTTTCGTGGCACTCGCCGCTTTCGGCATGTTCCGCGAGGACCCGGAGGGCCTGCCATCGACCCTCGTGGGACGGCCTGCGCCACCGATCACCGAGACCGCGCTGCCCGGCTACCCCGCCGTCACGGCCGATGACCTGTCACGGGGCGACGTCACGCTTGTCAACTTCTGGGCCAGCTGGTGCCCACCCTGCCGCGCCGAGCATCCCCGGCTGAAGGCGTTTCAGGAAGAGGGGATGAGGATCGTCGGCGTCAACTTCAAGGACGGCGAGGGGGCGGCGACAGGATACCTGGCTGAAGAGGGAAATCCCTTTGTCGCCGTGGCATTCGATCCCAAGGGGCGAAGCGCGATAGACTGGGGCGTGACCGCACCCCCCGAGACCTTCATCCTCGACGGCGACGGGACCGTTCTTTTCCGCTTCGCAGGTCCGCTGGTCGGGAGCGATTACGAACAGCGCTTCCTTCCCGCGCTCGAGGAAGCCCTAAGCAACTGA
- the acnA gene encoding aconitate hydratase AcnA gives MPITVGHDSSKTRKTLTVGSQSVAYYSIPAAQEAGLGDFSVLPAALKVVLENMLRFEDGKTVSVDDIKAFAEWGAQGGRHPREIAYRPARVLMQDFTGVPAVVDLAAMRDGIVALGGDADKINPLNPVDLVIDHSVMIDEFGNPRAFQMNVDREYERNMERYTFLKWGQKAFNNFRVVPPGTGICHQVNLEYLSQTVWTDEDQNGETVAYPDTLVGTDSHTTMVNGAAVLGWGVGGIEAEAAMLGQPISMLIPEVVGFELTGRMMEGTTGTDLVLKVVEMLRAKGVVGKFVEFYGEGLDHLPLADRATIANMAPEYGATCGFFPIDAETLRYLEMTGRDKDRIALVEAYAKENGFWRGSDYAPVYTDTLHLDMGTIVPAISGPKRPQDYIALDRAAPEFHKYVKGQRSAKDATARAEVRWEGEGGQPEPRDIPGDEGKHQRGYVPTDDGSYQLHDGSIVIASITSCTNTSNPYVMIGAGLVARKAHERGLTRKPWVKTSLAPGSQVVSAYLEAADLQKDLDAIGFNLVGYGCTTCIGNSGPLAPEISKCINDYDLIGVSVLSGNRNFEGRISPDVRANYLASPPLVVAYSLVGDMNVDITTESLGKDRDGNDVYLKDIWPTQKEIADLVQKTVTREAFLTKYADVFKGDEKWQDVETTDSKTYDWPAASTYVQNPPYFQGMDKQPGKITNLENAKVLAILGDMITTDHISPAGSFKETTPAGKYLTERQVPVREFNSYGSRRGNHEVMMRGTFANIRIRNEMLDGVEGGYTKGPDGAETSIYDAAMAYEQQGTPLVIFGGEQYGAGSSRDWAAKGTALLGVKAVIAESFERIHRSNLVGMGVIPFEFTGGDTRKTLNLKGDETVSISGLDTIQPLQEVPCTITYGDGSVKEIKIRCRIDTAIEIEYIEHGGVLHYVLRNLAAA, from the coding sequence ATGCCCATCACCGTCGGCCACGATTCCTCGAAAACCCGCAAGACCCTGACTGTCGGCAGCCAGTCCGTCGCCTATTATTCGATCCCCGCCGCCCAGGAAGCGGGTCTTGGCGACTTCTCGGTCCTGCCTGCCGCGCTCAAGGTGGTGCTGGAGAATATGCTGCGCTTCGAGGACGGCAAGACGGTGAGCGTGGACGACATCAAGGCCTTCGCCGAATGGGGCGCGCAAGGCGGTCGCCACCCGCGCGAGATCGCCTACCGCCCTGCCCGCGTTCTGATGCAGGACTTTACCGGTGTGCCGGCGGTTGTTGACCTTGCGGCGATGCGCGACGGGATCGTGGCGCTTGGGGGCGACGCCGACAAGATCAACCCGCTGAACCCGGTGGACCTGGTGATCGACCACTCCGTGATGATCGACGAATTTGGCAATCCCCGCGCCTTCCAGATGAACGTGGACCGCGAATACGAGCGCAACATGGAGCGCTATACCTTTCTCAAGTGGGGTCAGAAGGCCTTCAACAACTTCCGCGTCGTGCCGCCGGGCACCGGCATCTGTCACCAGGTGAACCTCGAATACCTCTCGCAGACGGTCTGGACGGACGAAGACCAGAACGGCGAGACGGTGGCCTATCCCGACACGCTTGTGGGCACCGACAGCCACACGACCATGGTCAACGGCGCGGCCGTTCTGGGCTGGGGCGTGGGTGGTATCGAGGCCGAAGCCGCGATGCTCGGCCAGCCGATCTCGATGCTGATCCCCGAGGTCGTCGGTTTCGAACTGACCGGCCGGATGATGGAGGGCACGACCGGCACCGACCTGGTGCTGAAGGTCGTCGAGATGCTGCGCGCGAAGGGCGTGGTCGGCAAGTTCGTGGAATTCTACGGTGAGGGCCTCGATCACCTGCCGCTTGCCGACCGGGCGACCATCGCAAACATGGCCCCCGAATACGGCGCGACCTGCGGCTTCTTCCCGATCGACGCAGAGACGCTGCGCTATCTCGAGATGACAGGGCGCGACAAGGATCGTATCGCCCTGGTAGAAGCCTATGCCAAGGAGAACGGCTTCTGGCGCGGGTCGGATTACGCGCCAGTCTATACCGACACGCTGCATCTGGACATGGGCACCATCGTGCCGGCGATTTCCGGGCCGAAGCGGCCGCAGGACTACATCGCGCTGGATCGCGCGGCGCCGGAGTTCCACAAGTACGTGAAGGGCCAGCGCTCGGCGAAGGATGCGACCGCGCGGGCCGAGGTGCGCTGGGAAGGTGAAGGCGGACAGCCCGAACCGCGCGACATTCCGGGCGATGAAGGCAAACACCAGCGCGGCTATGTGCCCACCGACGACGGCAGCTACCAGCTTCACGACGGCTCGATCGTGATCGCCTCGATCACCTCCTGCACCAACACGTCCAATCCCTATGTGATGATCGGTGCCGGTCTCGTGGCCCGCAAGGCGCATGAGCGCGGCCTGACCCGCAAGCCATGGGTCAAGACTTCGCTGGCGCCGGGCTCGCAGGTCGTCTCGGCCTATCTCGAGGCCGCGGATCTGCAGAAGGACCTCGACGCCATCGGGTTCAATCTGGTGGGGTACGGCTGCACCACCTGCATCGGCAACTCCGGCCCCCTTGCGCCAGAGATTTCCAAATGCATCAACGATTACGACCTGATCGGCGTTTCGGTGCTGTCGGGCAACCGCAACTTCGAGGGTCGGATCAGCCCGGACGTGCGTGCAAACTACCTCGCCTCGCCCCCGCTGGTCGTGGCCTATTCGCTGGTGGGCGACATGAACGTCGACATCACCACCGAGAGCTTGGGCAAGGACCGCGACGGCAATGACGTCTATCTCAAGGACATCTGGCCGACCCAGAAGGAGATCGCCGATCTTGTCCAGAAGACCGTGACCCGCGAGGCGTTCCTGACCAAATATGCCGACGTCTTCAAGGGCGACGAGAAATGGCAGGACGTGGAGACCACCGACAGCAAGACCTACGACTGGCCGGCCGCCTCGACCTATGTCCAGAACCCGCCCTACTTCCAGGGGATGGACAAGCAGCCGGGCAAGATCACCAACCTCGAGAACGCCAAGGTGCTGGCGATCCTGGGCGACATGATCACCACCGACCACATCTCGCCTGCCGGGTCGTTCAAGGAGACGACGCCCGCAGGCAAGTACCTGACCGAGCGTCAGGTGCCGGTGCGCGAGTTCAACTCGTATGGTAGCCGGCGTGGCAACCACGAGGTGATGATGCGCGGAACCTTCGCCAATATCCGCATCCGCAACGAGATGCTGGACGGGGTTGAAGGCGGCTACACCAAGGGTCCCGACGGTGCCGAGACCTCGATCTACGACGCCGCGATGGCCTACGAGCAGCAGGGCACCCCGCTGGTGATCTTCGGTGGCGAGCAATATGGCGCGGGGTCCAGCCGCGACTGGGCTGCGAAGGGAACCGCGCTTCTGGGGGTGAAGGCGGTCATCGCCGAAAGCTTCGAGCGCATCCACCGCTCCAACCTCGTGGGCATGGGCGTCATCCCGTTCGAGTTCACCGGCGGCGACACCCGCAAGACGCTGAACCTGAAGGGGGACGAAACCGTGTCGATCTCCGGCCTCGACACGATCCAGCCGCTTCAGGAAGTGCCCTGCACGATCACCTACGGCGACGGTTCGGTGAAGGAGATCAAGATCCGCTGCCGGATCGATACGGCGATCGAGATCGAATACATCGAGCACGGGGGCGTGCTGCACTACGTGCTGCGCAACCTCGCCGCGGCCTGA
- a CDS encoding biotin transporter BioY, producing MSLTTSPSVLAEAVGPRSGAALRLKQAALVVLGIAALAIAAKIRVPFWPVPATLQTFVVLSIGASYGLRLGMVTLLGYLAVGLVGFDVFTSSSAQINGLTYMMGATGGYLVGYVAAAAAMGALAARGWDRSVGRMALAMLIGNAIVYAFGLPWMAHLFLAEKGAAWVMQWGMVNFLAFDAAKLALAAVLFPAIWKAVGDARS from the coding sequence ATGAGCCTCACCACATCCCCTTCCGTGCTTGCCGAGGCGGTCGGCCCCCGCAGCGGTGCGGCCCTGCGTCTCAAGCAGGCGGCACTTGTCGTTCTGGGCATCGCCGCGCTGGCCATCGCCGCCAAGATCCGGGTGCCCTTCTGGCCCGTGCCCGCGACACTGCAGACCTTCGTCGTCCTCAGCATCGGGGCTTCCTACGGGCTCCGCCTGGGCATGGTCACGCTGCTGGGATATCTGGCCGTCGGGCTCGTGGGCTTCGATGTCTTCACCTCGTCCAGCGCCCAGATCAACGGATTGACGTACATGATGGGCGCCACCGGCGGGTATCTGGTGGGTTACGTTGCCGCCGCCGCCGCCATGGGCGCGCTGGCAGCGCGGGGCTGGGACCGTTCTGTCGGCAGGATGGCCCTCGCCATGCTGATCGGCAACGCGATCGTCTACGCCTTCGGCCTGCCGTGGATGGCCCATCTGTTCCTGGCCGAGAAGGGTGCGGCCTGGGTGATGCAATGGGGCATGGTGAACTTCCTGGCCTTCGACGCCGCCAAGCTCGCGCTGGCCGCCGTCCTTTTCCCGGCGATCTGGAAGGCCGTGGGCGACGCGCGCTCCTGA
- a CDS encoding DUF1223 domain-containing protein: MIRFLSACAAALLLSAPVNAEEGAPARSTVVVELFTSQGCSSCPPADELMEELAKRDDVIALALHVDYWDYIGWKDDFADPKYAQRQKKYAMRAGRHSIYTPQMIVNGTTDIVGTHPKQLEKAIAEHRARPAAVDLDLHRDGDVVTISAVPLRQDMLPMDVQLLRYQPARQAEITRGENAGKTIHYVNVTEGWTLLGQWDGKAPFRMTADAEGSLPVVVLIQVARFGPILAAAETR; this comes from the coding sequence ATGATACGCTTTCTGTCCGCTTGCGCGGCCGCCCTGTTGTTGTCCGCGCCGGTTAATGCAGAAGAGGGCGCGCCCGCCCGAAGCACCGTCGTCGTCGAGCTCTTCACGTCCCAAGGCTGCTCGAGCTGCCCGCCAGCCGATGAGCTCATGGAGGAACTGGCGAAGCGCGACGACGTCATCGCCCTGGCCCTTCACGTCGACTATTGGGACTATATCGGCTGGAAGGATGATTTCGCGGATCCGAAATACGCCCAACGCCAGAAGAAATACGCCATGCGCGCCGGCCGTCATTCGATCTACACACCCCAGATGATCGTGAACGGGACCACCGACATCGTGGGCACCCATCCCAAACAGCTAGAGAAAGCGATCGCCGAGCATCGGGCCCGTCCGGCTGCCGTCGATCTCGACCTCCACCGCGACGGTGACGTGGTGACCATCTCGGCGGTGCCGCTGCGTCAGGACATGCTTCCGATGGACGTTCAACTGCTGCGCTACCAGCCGGCCCGGCAGGCCGAGATCACCCGCGGCGAGAACGCGGGCAAGACCATCCATTACGTGAACGTGACCGAGGGATGGACGTTGCTGGGACAGTGGGACGGCAAGGCTCCGTTCAGGATGACGGCGGATGCGGAAGGCTCGCTGCCGGTCGTGGTCCTCATCCAGGTGGCGCGTTTCGGGCCCATCCTGGCCGCTGCGGAAACCCGCTAG
- the purB gene encoding adenylosuccinate lyase, translating to MIPRYSRPDMVAIWSPETKFRIWYEIEAHACDAMADIGMIPRANADAVWKAKDVEFDVTRIDEIEAVTKHDVIAFLTHLAEHIGSDEARFVHQGMTSSDVLDTCFNVQLTRAADILIADVEALLAALKRRAYEHKDTVRIGRSHGIHAEPTTMGLTFARFYAEMDRNLRRLKTAREEIATGAISGAVGTFANIDPAVEEHVCEKLGLTPEPISTQVIPRDRHAAFFAALGVVSSSVENIAIEIRHMQRTEVLEAEEFFSAGQKGSSAMPHKRNPVLTENLTGLARLVRMAVVPALENVALWHERDISHSSVERNIGPDTTITLDFALSRLTGVIDKLVVYPDNMLANMNKFRGLVMSQRVLLALTQAGVSREDAYRLVQRNAMRVWEEGKDFKTELLADPEVTAALSPAEIEEKFDLGYHTKHVDTIFARVFGI from the coding sequence ATGATCCCCCGATACTCCCGCCCCGACATGGTCGCGATCTGGTCCCCGGAAACGAAGTTCCGCATCTGGTACGAGATCGAAGCGCATGCCTGCGACGCGATGGCCGATATCGGGATGATCCCGCGCGCAAATGCCGATGCCGTCTGGAAAGCGAAGGACGTCGAATTCGACGTGACGCGCATCGACGAGATCGAGGCCGTGACCAAGCATGACGTGATCGCCTTCCTGACCCATCTGGCGGAACACATCGGATCGGACGAAGCGCGCTTCGTGCATCAGGGCATGACCTCCTCGGACGTTCTCGATACCTGCTTCAACGTTCAGCTCACCCGCGCGGCGGATATCCTGATCGCGGATGTCGAGGCGCTTCTGGCCGCGCTCAAGCGCCGTGCCTATGAGCATAAGGATACGGTGCGCATCGGGCGCTCCCACGGAATCCACGCCGAACCGACGACCATGGGGCTGACCTTCGCGCGCTTCTATGCCGAGATGGACCGAAACCTGCGCCGGCTGAAGACCGCCCGAGAAGAGATCGCGACGGGCGCCATATCCGGCGCGGTAGGCACATTCGCCAATATCGACCCCGCGGTCGAGGAACATGTCTGCGAGAAGCTGGGCCTCACGCCCGAGCCGATCTCGACCCAAGTCATCCCGCGCGACCGTCACGCCGCCTTCTTCGCGGCCCTCGGCGTGGTGTCGAGCTCGGTGGAAAACATCGCGATCGAGATTCGTCACATGCAGCGAACCGAGGTGCTGGAGGCGGAAGAGTTCTTCTCCGCCGGCCAGAAAGGCTCGTCTGCGATGCCGCACAAGCGCAACCCCGTGCTGACCGAGAACCTCACGGGCCTCGCGCGTCTGGTGCGCATGGCGGTGGTCCCGGCGCTGGAAAACGTGGCGCTCTGGCACGAGCGCGACATTTCGCACAGTTCCGTCGAGCGCAATATCGGGCCGGATACGACCATAACGCTCGATTTCGCCTTGTCGCGGCTGACCGGCGTGATCGACAAACTGGTAGTCTATCCCGACAACATGCTCGCGAACATGAACAAGTTCCGCGGGCTGGTCATGTCGCAGCGCGTGCTGCTGGCGCTGACCCAGGCCGGCGTCAGCCGCGAGGACGCCTATCGCCTCGTCCAGCGCAACGCGATGAGGGTCTGGGAAGAAGGCAAGGATTTCAAGACCGAGCTTCTGGCGGATCCGGAAGTCACCGCAGCGCTCAGCCCGGCGGAGATCGAGGAAAAGTTCGATCTCGGCTACCACACCAAGCACGTGGACACGATCTTCGCGCGCGTCTTCGGCATCTGA
- the ccmD gene encoding heme exporter protein CcmD: protein MMPDLGKYAVAVLAAYGASIVLLAGLVLLTLRRGRKVRSELSRVEKGRRDA, encoded by the coding sequence ATGATGCCCGATCTCGGCAAATACGCGGTCGCGGTTCTTGCGGCCTACGGGGCATCGATCGTGCTGCTGGCTGGCCTCGTGCTTCTCACGCTCCGGCGGGGGCGGAAGGTCAGGTCCGAGCTTTCACGGGTCGAGAAGGGGCGCAGGGATGCCTAG
- a CDS encoding lysophospholipid acyltransferase family protein → MSKHKSTFARRTGHYLSNIAIVGLIRLALALPYETRVRLMGRMVRHVVGPLAGYRRRALTNLRLIWPAMPEAERAAIAGRCLDNMGRSFIENYSARDFPARMADLPLEGPGGAALEMAARDGRPVILVTGHYGNYEAVRAALAARGFEVGGLYRNMANPYFNAHYVRTMEAFGGPVFAQGRAGTSGFVRHLRKGGQLVLLFDQHVFRAPLFDFLGQPANTATSAAELAMRYDAVLIPFFGIRQPDGFSFRAVLEAPVPHSDPLTMTAALNASLAERIREDPGQWFWVHRRWRPAGKKPR, encoded by the coding sequence GTGTCCAAGCACAAGTCAACATTCGCCCGGCGCACCGGTCATTACCTCAGCAACATTGCCATCGTGGGGCTGATCCGGCTGGCGCTTGCCCTGCCCTACGAGACGCGCGTGCGGCTGATGGGCCGGATGGTGCGCCACGTGGTCGGCCCCCTCGCCGGCTACCGGCGACGGGCGCTGACCAATCTCAGGCTGATCTGGCCCGCCATGCCCGAGGCTGAACGCGCCGCCATCGCCGGGCGCTGCCTCGACAATATGGGGCGCAGTTTTATCGAGAACTATTCGGCGCGGGACTTCCCCGCCCGCATGGCGGACCTGCCGCTCGAGGGACCGGGAGGCGCGGCGCTCGAAATGGCGGCGCGTGACGGTCGTCCGGTGATCCTCGTGACCGGGCATTACGGCAATTACGAGGCGGTTCGCGCCGCGCTGGCCGCCCGCGGCTTCGAGGTCGGCGGGCTCTATCGCAACATGGCCAACCCCTATTTCAACGCCCATTACGTGCGCACGATGGAAGCCTTCGGCGGCCCCGTCTTTGCACAGGGCCGTGCGGGCACGTCAGGCTTCGTGCGCCATCTGCGCAAGGGCGGACAGCTTGTCCTGCTCTTCGACCAGCATGTCTTTCGCGCGCCGCTCTTCGATTTCCTGGGTCAGCCGGCAAATACCGCCACCTCCGCCGCCGAACTGGCGATGCGCTACGATGCAGTTCTGATCCCCTTCTTCGGCATACGCCAGCCGGACGGCTTCAGCTTTCGCGCGGTCCTCGAAGCCCCGGTGCCACACAGCGACCCCCTGACCATGACGGCGGCGCTGAACGCCAGCCTCGCCGAGCGCATCCGGGAGGATCCGGGCCAGTGGTTCTGGGTCCACCGCCGCTGGCGACCGGCTGGAAAGAAACCGCGCTAG
- a CDS encoding SH3 domain-containing protein, which translates to MRRTLVHALAIAALAASLGGCEADAGWRDRYEVHGVENGDMLKMRYGPGTDFNVMLGLPNGTVVRVHGCDQTGSTRWCKISLDEAPRMQGYVSWAYLREK; encoded by the coding sequence ATGCGCCGCACACTCGTTCACGCGCTGGCGATTGCCGCTCTGGCGGCAAGCCTCGGGGGCTGTGAGGCCGACGCTGGCTGGCGTGACCGCTACGAGGTACATGGCGTCGAGAATGGCGACATGCTGAAGATGCGATACGGGCCGGGAACCGACTTCAACGTCATGCTGGGCCTGCCGAACGGGACCGTCGTACGGGTTCACGGTTGCGACCAGACGGGCAGCACGCGGTGGTGCAAGATCTCGCTCGACGAGGCTCCGCGGATGCAGGGCTATGTGTCCTGGGCCTATCTGCGCGAGAAATGA
- a CDS encoding DUF6314 family protein — translation MGQAARYLAEFEGHWRLNRQIFHSDGPDAAFEGEAAWVPDGANLLYIETGLLSIDDGPSLRAERQYLWKPDLSVWFTDGRFFHKVPSRGGETEHWCDPDRYRVLYDFTDWPSFQVEWTVTGPRKDYHMISDYDPWE, via the coding sequence TTGGGGCAGGCGGCACGATATCTGGCGGAGTTCGAGGGCCACTGGCGTCTCAACCGGCAGATCTTCCACAGCGACGGGCCCGATGCCGCCTTCGAGGGCGAAGCGGCATGGGTGCCCGACGGTGCGAACCTGCTTTACATCGAGACGGGTCTGCTGAGCATCGACGACGGCCCCTCGCTGAGGGCAGAGCGGCAATATCTCTGGAAACCGGATCTGAGCGTCTGGTTCACCGACGGTCGCTTCTTCCACAAGGTGCCCAGCCGGGGCGGGGAGACCGAGCACTGGTGCGACCCGGACCGCTACCGGGTACTTTACGACTTCACGGACTGGCCCAGCTTTCAGGTGGAATGGACGGTGACGGGGCCGCGCAAGGACTATCACATGATCAGCGATTACGACCCGTGGGAGTAG
- a CDS encoding heme ABC transporter permease yields MSLWEYANPVKFLRLSERVQPALWWLAGLCLVTGLVWGFFFTPDDYRQGSTVKIIYLHVPAALMAINAWFMMLVASLVWLVRRHHVSALAARAAGPVGAVMTLITLATGAIWGQPMWGTWWAWDPRLTSFLILFLFYLGYIALWEAVEDPDTAADLTSVLCIVGSVFAVLSRYAVNFWNQGLHQGASLSLDREEHVADVFYFPLLVCIAGFVLLFLALVLYRTGTEIRVRRTRALRAREISA; encoded by the coding sequence ATGTCACTCTGGGAATACGCAAACCCCGTCAAGTTCCTGCGCCTGAGCGAGCGCGTGCAGCCGGCCCTGTGGTGGCTGGCGGGACTGTGCCTCGTCACCGGACTTGTCTGGGGCTTCTTCTTCACGCCAGACGACTATCGGCAGGGATCGACCGTCAAGATCATCTATCTGCATGTGCCCGCCGCGCTGATGGCGATCAACGCATGGTTCATGATGCTGGTCGCCTCGCTTGTCTGGCTTGTCCGGCGGCATCATGTGAGCGCCCTGGCCGCGCGCGCCGCGGGGCCGGTGGGCGCGGTGATGACACTCATCACCCTCGCGACAGGGGCGATCTGGGGTCAGCCGATGTGGGGGACCTGGTGGGCCTGGGACCCGCGACTGACGTCCTTCCTCATCCTCTTCCTGTTCTACCTCGGGTACATCGCCCTGTGGGAAGCGGTCGAGGATCCGGACACCGCCGCGGACCTGACTTCGGTGCTGTGCATCGTCGGGTCGGTCTTCGCGGTCCTGTCGCGCTATGCGGTCAATTTCTGGAATCAGGGACTGCACCAGGGCGCCTCTCTCAGTCTCGACCGCGAGGAGCATGTGGCGGATGTGTTCTATTTCCCGCTTCTGGTCTGTATCGCGGGGTTCGTGCTGCTGTTTCTGGCCCTCGTCCTCTACCGGACCGGCACCGAGATACGCGTCCGCCGAACCCGTGCCCTGCGCGCCCGGGAGATAAGCGCATGA
- a CDS encoding flagellar motor switch protein FliG, with translation MVPMAPFPALPGMGGGASSPARLSRKAKAAIVVRLLINKGADIPLEDLPEELQIELTKQMGSLRLIDRDTLASVVEEFAEELERVGLSFPGGIAGALDALDGKISQHTADRLRKEAGVRRYGDPWGRIAELGVDKLLPVLQGESIEVAAVLLSKLSVARAAELLGQIPGPQARKITYAVSLVSRVTPEAVDRIGMSLAIQLDSEPKRAFTDGPVQKLGAILNSTAAVTRDDVLEGLDEADKALADEVRKAIFTFANIPQRIAKRDIPRILRDIEQSVLVTALAGAEAAGMQKAADYILENMSQRMAEQLREEMGERGKVKPADVEEAMTAIVKVIRDLEAAGDLLLVVDEEEED, from the coding sequence ATGGTCCCGATGGCACCGTTTCCGGCCCTTCCGGGAATGGGGGGCGGCGCATCCTCTCCCGCCCGGCTCAGCCGCAAGGCGAAGGCAGCAATCGTCGTGCGCCTGCTGATCAACAAAGGTGCCGACATACCGCTCGAGGATCTGCCTGAAGAACTGCAGATCGAGCTCACGAAGCAGATGGGATCATTGCGTCTCATTGACCGGGACACGCTTGCAAGCGTCGTCGAGGAATTCGCCGAAGAACTCGAACGCGTGGGACTGTCGTTTCCGGGCGGCATCGCCGGCGCGCTTGACGCGCTTGATGGCAAGATTTCCCAGCATACCGCCGATCGTCTGCGGAAGGAGGCCGGGGTACGTCGATACGGCGATCCATGGGGGCGGATTGCGGAGCTTGGCGTGGACAAGCTGCTTCCCGTCCTGCAGGGCGAAAGCATCGAGGTCGCGGCGGTGCTTCTGTCGAAGCTCTCGGTGGCGCGCGCGGCGGAATTGCTGGGCCAGATACCGGGGCCGCAGGCGCGAAAGATCACCTATGCGGTCAGCCTGGTCAGCCGGGTCACGCCCGAAGCGGTGGACAGGATCGGCATGTCTCTTGCAATCCAGCTCGATTCCGAACCGAAGCGTGCCTTCACCGATGGCCCCGTGCAGAAGCTTGGCGCGATCCTCAACTCGACGGCCGCGGTGACGCGCGACGACGTGCTCGAAGGGCTCGACGAGGCCGACAAGGCGCTGGCCGACGAGGTTCGCAAGGCGATCTTCACCTTTGCGAACATCCCGCAGCGGATCGCGAAGCGCGACATTCCCCGCATCCTGCGCGATATCGAGCAGTCGGTGCTCGTCACGGCGCTGGCCGGAGCGGAAGCCGCCGGCATGCAGAAGGCGGCAGACTATATCCTCGAGAACATGTCGCAGCGCATGGCAGAACAATTGCGCGAGGAAATGGGAGAGCGTGGCAAGGTCAAGCCCGCCGATGTTGAAGAGGCGATGACCGCGATCGTCAAGGTCATCCGCGACCTCGAAGCGGCAGGCGATCTTCTTCTCGTCGTCGACGAAGAGGAAGAGGACTGA
- the ccmB gene encoding heme exporter protein CcmB, producing MIALLRRDLALALRAGGGFGLGLAFFLILTVLVPFGVGPEPQLLSRIAPGILWLGALLSCLLSLDRILALDREDGTLDLLATAPVPLEGVLAVKALAHWITTALPLVVAAPLLGLLLSLPPPGHVWLVVSLLLGTPALSVIGTFGAALTVGIRRGGLLLSLLVLPLYVPTLIFGAEVARRGAEGIPAATPLALLAGISLGVVALMPFASALVLRVNLR from the coding sequence GTGATCGCGTTGCTGCGTCGCGACCTCGCTCTCGCACTCCGCGCTGGCGGCGGTTTCGGCCTCGGCCTCGCCTTCTTCCTGATCCTGACCGTTCTGGTGCCCTTCGGCGTCGGGCCCGAGCCGCAGCTTCTGTCCCGGATCGCGCCGGGTATCCTGTGGCTCGGCGCGCTGCTGTCCTGCCTGCTCTCGCTTGACCGCATCCTGGCGCTGGACCGGGAGGACGGCACGCTCGACCTGCTGGCGACCGCGCCGGTCCCGCTGGAGGGCGTTCTCGCCGTCAAGGCCCTGGCCCACTGGATCACGACGGCCCTGCCGCTTGTCGTGGCGGCGCCGCTTCTCGGGTTGCTGCTGAGCCTTCCGCCGCCCGGCCATGTCTGGCTGGTGGTCTCACTGCTGCTCGGGACACCGGCACTTTCGGTCATCGGCACGTTCGGCGCCGCGCTGACGGTCGGGATCCGCCGCGGCGGGCTGCTGCTGTCGCTGCTCGTTCTGCCGCTCTACGTTCCCACGCTGATCTTCGGAGCTGAAGTCGCAAGGCGCGGAGCCGAGGGCATCCCGGCCGCAACGCCGCTTGCGCTTCTGGCAGGTATCAGCCTCGGTGTCGTTGCGCTCATGCCCTTCGCCTCCGCCCTTGTGCTGCGGGTGAACTTGAGGTGA